In Carya illinoinensis cultivar Pawnee chromosome 10, C.illinoinensisPawnee_v1, whole genome shotgun sequence, one DNA window encodes the following:
- the LOC122279493 gene encoding splicing factor 3A subunit 2, whose translation MDRDWGSKPGSGGAASAQNEAIDRRERLRRLALETIDLAKDPYFMRNHLGSYECKLCLTLHNNEGNYLAHTQGKRHQTNLAKRAAREAKEAPAQPQPHKRKVSVRKTVKIGRPGYRVTKQFDHETKQRSLLFQIEYPEIEDHAKPRHRFMSSYEQRVQPFDKRYQYLLFAAEPYEIIAFKVPSTEIDKTPPKFFTHWDPDSKMFTLQLYFKSKPPEAIKPQSGPIANGTAAPGVPPRPLPPPPQGPPPPPPPTQGLPPGAPIGNPPRAPPPSMPALFPPPPPPAANGPRPMPPGGTPPVPPPPPVGSGTMANFTPGTRPPMPPPQGFPPQQIQGQGVRPPPPPSSMGQQVPRPPPQ comes from the exons ATGGACAGGGACTGGGGTTCGAAGCCTGGCAGCGGAGGCGCCGCCTCCGCCCAGAACGAAGCTATCGACCGCCGTGAACGACTCCGAAGGCTTGCCCTCGAGACCATCGATCTCGCCAAAGATCCCTATTTCATGCGGAACCACCTCGGcag TTACGAGTGTAAGCTTTGCCTGACCCTTCACAACAACGAGGGGAATTATTTGGCCCACACACAGGGAAAGCGGCATCAGACTAATTTGGCCAAGAGAGCTGCTCGCGAGGCTAAGGAGGCCCCTGCGCAGCCTCAGCCGCACAAGCGCAAGGTCTCCGTACGCAAGACAG TCAAAATTGGGAGGCCAGGGTACCGTGTAACAAAGCAGTTTGATCATGAGACGAAGCAGAGGTCTCTTCTCTTCCAG ATTGAATACCCCGAGATTGAAGACCATGCAAAGCCAAGGCATAGGTTTATGTCATCTTATGAACAG AGGGTCCAACCCTTCGATAAGAGATACCAGTATCTTCTGTTTGCGGCTGAACCATATGAGATCATTGCTTTCAAG GTTCCTAGCACAGAGATTGACAAAACGCCTCCCAAGTTCTTCACGCATTGGGATCCAGACTCAAAAATGTTCACG TTGCAATTATATTTCAAATCCAAGCCACCAGAGGCGATCAAACCTCAATCTGGCCCCATAGCCAATGGCACAGCAGCTCCTGGTGTCCCGCCAAGACCTTTGCCACCACCACCCCAAGGCCCACCCCCACCACCGCCTCCAACCCAAGGATTACCACCTGGTGCACCCATTGGAAATCCTCCTAGAGCCCCGCCACCATCAATGCCAGCTTTGTTCCCACCGCCACCTCCTCCTGCAGCAAATGGACCTAGGCCTATGCCTCCTGGCGGAACTCCACCTGTCCCTCCCCCACCCCCTGTTGGTAGTGGTACAATGGCAAATTTCACACCTGGTACAAGACCTCCAATGCCTCCCCCACAAGGTTTTCCACCCCAACAG